The following proteins are encoded in a genomic region of Streptomyces gobiensis:
- a CDS encoding CobW family GTP-binding protein, whose translation MEAGEKLPVVIIGGLHSDARKAAVERLLTAVPGSVALHHDLASAASQGSVRRTVRECRGVLDTGEAPLVNDCACCALREDLVPELERLADTGLCRLAVVELWDSVEPKAMAEVIAAHSDDALRLAGVVTAVDPALVLPYLANGDDLAEAGLAAAATDQRTVADTWARQLEYAPVLALVDGEEAADAADLALLHQLHPMARQVRIDAEEFIAAATAGFDVEAAAARQHPACALLPQEADAEGVETLVWHRVRPFHPGRLYAALEDLSCAAARSRGRFWLADRPDTLLSWDSAGGALCVENAGPWLAALPDAAWDMVPPVRRAAAALDWHPEHGDRAQHLVFTSPGLDTDALRSLLDSCLLTDAEYEGGPEAWKLLPPAFDELLDPVS comes from the coding sequence ATGGAGGCAGGTGAGAAGCTGCCCGTCGTCATCATCGGCGGGCTGCACTCCGACGCCCGTAAGGCCGCCGTCGAACGGCTGCTGACCGCCGTGCCCGGCAGCGTGGCCCTCCATCACGACCTGGCCAGTGCCGCCTCGCAGGGCTCGGTACGCCGGACCGTACGGGAGTGCCGTGGCGTGCTGGACACCGGTGAGGCGCCGCTGGTCAACGACTGCGCCTGCTGCGCGCTCCGCGAGGACCTGGTGCCGGAGCTGGAGCGGCTGGCGGACACGGGGCTGTGCCGGCTGGCCGTGGTCGAGCTGTGGGACTCCGTGGAGCCCAAGGCGATGGCCGAGGTCATCGCCGCACACAGCGATGACGCGCTGCGGCTGGCCGGAGTGGTCACCGCCGTGGACCCGGCGCTGGTGCTGCCCTATCTCGCCAACGGTGACGATCTCGCCGAGGCGGGGCTCGCCGCCGCCGCGACCGACCAGCGCACCGTCGCCGACACCTGGGCGCGCCAGTTGGAGTACGCCCCGGTGCTGGCCTTGGTGGACGGCGAGGAGGCGGCCGACGCGGCGGATCTGGCGCTGCTGCACCAACTGCACCCCATGGCCCGCCAGGTCAGGATCGACGCCGAGGAGTTCATCGCCGCCGCCACAGCGGGGTTTGACGTGGAGGCCGCCGCCGCCCGGCAGCACCCCGCCTGTGCGCTGCTGCCACAGGAGGCGGACGCCGAGGGCGTGGAGACGCTGGTCTGGCACCGGGTACGGCCCTTCCACCCCGGACGGCTCTACGCCGCGCTGGAGGACCTGTCCTGCGCGGCCGCCCGCAGCCGGGGCCGCTTCTGGCTCGCCGACCGGCCCGACACCCTGCTGTCCTGGGACTCCGCGGGCGGTGCGCTCTGCGTGGAGAACGCCGGGCCCTGGCTGGCCGCGCTGCCGGACGCCGCCTGGGACATGGTGCCGCCGGTACGCCGCGCGGCGGCCGCCCTCGACTGGCACCCCGAGCACGGCGACCGCGCCCAGCATCTGGTGTTCACCTCACCCGGCCTGGACACCGACGCGCTGCGCTCGCTGCTGGACTCCTGCCTGCTCACCGATGCCGAGTACGAAGGCGGCCCGGAGGCCTGGAAGCTGCTGCCGCCCGCCTTTGACGAACTGCTCGACCCCGTCTCGTAA
- a CDS encoding helix-turn-helix domain-containing protein: MVRRILLGSQLRRLRESRGVTREAAGYSIRASESKISRMELGRVSFKARDVADLLTLYGVTDEAEREPLLNLARESSIAGWWHSYSDVLPAWFQTYVGLEGAAAEIHTYEVQFVHGLLQTEGYAHAVVASGHKTRMSEEEIDRRVALRMERQKLLLGENAPQFRCVLDEAALRRPFGSRAIMDAQLRHLAEFSERPNVTLQVVPFELGGHPAESGAFTLLRFPEPEIPDVVYLEQLTGSLYLDKAEDVAQYAQVLDRLVESSLSPARTRDHLHKVRQLA; this comes from the coding sequence ATGGTGCGTCGCATCCTGCTCGGGTCCCAGTTGCGGCGGCTCCGGGAGTCGCGCGGGGTGACCCGTGAGGCGGCTGGGTATTCGATCCGGGCATCCGAATCGAAGATCAGCCGGATGGAGCTGGGCCGGGTGAGTTTCAAGGCGCGTGATGTCGCGGATCTGCTCACCCTCTATGGCGTCACCGACGAGGCCGAGCGCGAGCCCCTGCTCAATCTCGCGCGGGAGTCCAGCATCGCGGGATGGTGGCACAGCTACAGCGATGTGCTGCCTGCCTGGTTCCAGACCTATGTGGGCCTGGAGGGCGCCGCCGCAGAAATCCATACCTACGAGGTGCAGTTCGTCCACGGACTGCTGCAGACGGAGGGCTACGCCCACGCGGTGGTCGCCAGCGGCCACAAGACCCGGATGTCCGAGGAGGAGATCGACCGGCGGGTCGCCCTGCGGATGGAGCGGCAGAAGCTGCTGCTCGGCGAGAACGCCCCGCAGTTCCGCTGCGTCCTCGACGAGGCCGCGCTGCGGCGCCCCTTTGGCAGCCGCGCCATCATGGATGCCCAGCTGCGCCATCTCGCGGAGTTCTCCGAGCGGCCGAATGTCACGCTTCAGGTGGTGCCGTTCGAGCTCGGCGGCCATCCTGCCGAGAGCGGCGCCTTCACCCTGCTGCGCTTTCCGGAACCGGAAATCCCCGATGTCGTCTATCTGGAGCAGCTGACCGGCTCGCTCTATCTCGACAAAGCGGAGGATGTCGCACAGTACGCCCAGGTGCTGGACCGCTTGGTCGAGAGCAGCCTCTCTCCGGCCAGGACCCGCGACCATCTGCACAAGGTCCGTCAACTAGCTTAA
- the rpsR gene encoding 30S ribosomal protein S18, which translates to MSRRVTTRKPVKSRPNPLDAAGITYIDYKDTDLLRKFISDRGKIRSRRVTRITAQQQRQVARAIKNAREMALLPYASTSR; encoded by the coding sequence ATGTCCCGTCGTGTCACCACGCGCAAGCCCGTCAAGTCCCGCCCCAATCCCCTGGACGCGGCGGGTATCACCTACATCGACTACAAGGACACCGATCTGCTGCGGAAGTTCATCTCCGACCGTGGCAAGATCCGCAGCCGCCGGGTCACCCGGATCACCGCGCAGCAGCAGCGGCAGGTCGCCCGTGCGATCAAGAACGCCCGTGAGATGGCACTGCTGCCGTACGCGTCCACGTCCCGCTGA
- a CDS encoding aldehyde dehydrogenase family protein, translated as MPYFTDLAYQHIDGEWVPGTGSWDIIDFNPYNGEKLCSITVATRDEVDQAYRAAERHQPAWAATNPYTRRLVFERAIRLIEDREQELTEAIIAELGGTRLKAAFELHLAKEFLRESMQLALRAKGQIVPSPVDGKENRVYRLPVGVVGVISPFNFPFLLSLKSVAPALALGNAVVLKPHQNTPICGGSLVARILEDAGLPKGLLNVVITDIAEIGDALLEHPVPKVISFTGSDTVGRHVATVAASHFKHAVLELGGNSALIVLDDADVDYAVDAAVFSRFVHQGQVCMAANRVIVDRSVEKEFTEKFVAKIKTLKVGDPQDPQTHIGPLINSSQADRVTSVVQQSIDAGATVLLRGETNGSLVSPTVLTDLPADAPALRTEIFGPVALIIPVDGEDEAVRVANDTPYGLSGAVHTADVDRGVAVAHRIETGMIHINDSTVADEPIVPFGGEKQSGLGRLNGEHFVESFTTTKWIAIQHGRSGFPF; from the coding sequence ATGCCCTATTTCACGGACTTGGCGTATCAGCACATCGATGGTGAATGGGTGCCGGGGACCGGTTCCTGGGACATCATCGACTTCAACCCGTACAACGGCGAGAAGCTCTGCTCCATCACCGTGGCCACGAGGGATGAGGTCGATCAGGCCTATCGCGCGGCTGAGCGGCACCAGCCCGCCTGGGCGGCCACCAATCCGTACACCCGGCGTCTGGTCTTCGAGCGTGCGATACGCCTGATAGAGGACCGGGAGCAGGAGCTCACCGAGGCGATCATCGCCGAGCTCGGCGGCACCCGGCTGAAGGCCGCCTTCGAGCTGCACCTCGCCAAGGAGTTCCTGCGCGAGTCCATGCAGTTGGCGCTGCGCGCCAAGGGCCAGATCGTCCCCTCGCCGGTGGACGGCAAGGAGAACCGCGTCTACCGGCTGCCGGTGGGCGTCGTAGGCGTCATCTCCCCCTTCAACTTCCCCTTCCTGCTCTCCCTCAAGTCGGTGGCCCCCGCGCTCGCCCTGGGCAACGCGGTGGTGCTCAAGCCGCACCAGAACACCCCCATCTGCGGTGGCTCGCTGGTCGCCAGAATCCTGGAGGACGCGGGGCTGCCGAAGGGGCTTCTCAACGTCGTCATCACCGATATCGCGGAGATCGGCGACGCGCTGCTGGAACATCCGGTCCCGAAGGTCATCTCCTTCACCGGCTCGGACACCGTCGGCCGCCATGTCGCGACGGTCGCCGCCAGCCACTTCAAGCACGCCGTACTGGAACTGGGCGGCAACAGCGCGCTGATCGTCCTCGATGACGCCGATGTGGACTACGCCGTGGACGCGGCCGTATTCAGCCGGTTCGTTCACCAGGGCCAGGTCTGTATGGCGGCCAACCGGGTCATTGTCGACCGCAGCGTGGAGAAGGAGTTCACCGAGAAGTTCGTGGCCAAGATCAAGACGCTGAAGGTCGGTGACCCTCAGGACCCGCAGACCCATATCGGCCCGTTGATCAACTCTAGCCAGGCCGACCGCGTCACCTCCGTCGTCCAGCAGAGCATCGACGCCGGCGCCACGGTGCTGCTGCGCGGCGAGACCAACGGGAGCCTTGTCTCGCCGACGGTGCTGACGGATCTGCCTGCCGACGCCCCGGCGTTGCGTACGGAGATCTTCGGCCCGGTGGCGCTGATCATCCCCGTCGACGGTGAGGACGAGGCCGTACGGGTCGCCAATGACACCCCGTACGGTCTCAGCGGGGCCGTGCACACCGCCGATGTCGACCGGGGTGTGGCCGTCGCCCACCGGATCGAGACCGGCATGATCCACATCAACGACTCCACGGTCGCCGATGAGCCGATCGTCCCCTTCGGCGGCGAGAAGCAGTCGGGCCTCGGACGGTTGAACGGCGAGCACTTCGTGGAGTCGTTCACCACGACGAAGTGGATCGCCATCCAGCACGGCCGCAGCGGCTTCCCCTTCTGA
- a CDS encoding DUF397 domain-containing protein produces MHRPYNGMAAQDLHEVTWQKSKHSNSQGTCVEFAKLATGEVAVRNSRFPEGPALVYTPAEVEAMLLGIKDGEFDHLIRD; encoded by the coding sequence ATGCACCGCCCATACAACGGCATGGCAGCCCAGGACCTCCACGAGGTCACCTGGCAGAAGAGCAAGCACAGCAATTCCCAGGGAACATGCGTGGAGTTCGCCAAGCTGGCCACGGGTGAGGTGGCCGTGCGTAACTCCCGCTTCCCGGAGGGACCCGCGCTCGTGTACACCCCGGCCGAGGTGGAAGCGATGCTGCTGGGCATCAAGGACGGCGAGTTCGACCACCTCATACGCGACTGA
- the rpsN gene encoding 30S ribosomal protein S14, with amino-acid sequence MAKKSKIAKNEQRREIVARYAERRAALKALIRNPATPDAERAAAQQELNRQPRDASATRLRNRDSVDGRPRGHFRAFGLSRIKLREMAHAGQLPGVRKSSW; translated from the coding sequence ATGGCGAAGAAGAGCAAGATCGCTAAGAATGAGCAGCGGCGTGAGATCGTCGCCCGATACGCCGAGCGCCGGGCCGCGCTCAAGGCGCTCATCCGCAACCCGGCCACCCCGGACGCGGAGCGCGCCGCCGCCCAGCAGGAGCTGAACCGGCAGCCACGGGACGCCAGCGCGACCCGGCTCCGTAACCGCGACAGCGTCGACGGGCGTCCGCGCGGGCACTTCCGTGCGTTCGGGCTCTCCCGGATCAAGCTCCGGGAGATGGCGCACGCGGGCCAGCTGCCGGGCGTCCGCAAGTCCAGCTGGTAG
- the rpmG gene encoding 50S ribosomal protein L33, with amino-acid sequence MARNEIRPVIKLRSTAGTGYTYVTRKNRRNDPDRLELRKYDPVAGRHVAFREER; translated from the coding sequence ATGGCCCGCAATGAAATACGCCCGGTGATCAAACTCCGGTCCACCGCTGGGACCGGCTACACGTATGTCACCCGCAAGAACCGCCGTAATGACCCGGACCGACTGGAGCTGCGTAAGTACGATCCGGTCGCCGGCCGCCATGTCGCTTTCCGCGAAGAGCGCTAG
- a CDS encoding helix-turn-helix domain-containing protein, with the protein MPPRSTPTTRQERLGVELYRMREAAAMTARDAAKLLGVDPAKISHIEAGRVGVSEERLRRLAAFYSCSDTALIDALSAMTHEQRGQGWWEEYRGILPAPFLDLSELEHHASYLQAIQITDIPGLFQTEDYARAIFGCTVPQLPQAELEARVAHRMERQKILLREEPPTYEAIIHEAVLRMHFGGRKVVRAQLAHLLEQGDRPGITVRVVPFTTEEYMGANRTMLYAGTAVPKLDTVQIETAVGVTFLDAESQLKRYRTLFQTAEIAALGVTESHDFVHAISREL; encoded by the coding sequence ATGCCGCCGAGGAGTACACCAACTACCCGCCAAGAGCGGCTTGGCGTGGAGCTGTACAGAATGCGTGAAGCAGCGGCAATGACGGCCCGCGATGCCGCCAAGCTCCTGGGAGTCGATCCGGCGAAGATCAGCCACATCGAAGCAGGTCGCGTCGGCGTCAGCGAGGAACGGCTCCGCCGTCTCGCCGCCTTCTACTCATGCAGCGACACCGCGCTCATCGACGCGCTCTCCGCCATGACACACGAGCAGCGTGGCCAGGGCTGGTGGGAGGAATACCGGGGGATTCTCCCCGCGCCGTTCCTGGATCTCTCTGAGCTGGAGCACCACGCCAGTTATCTGCAAGCCATCCAAATCACGGACATCCCAGGGCTCTTCCAGACCGAGGACTATGCCCGCGCAATTTTCGGCTGCACGGTTCCCCAGCTTCCACAAGCAGAGCTGGAAGCACGAGTCGCACATCGGATGGAACGTCAGAAGATCCTCCTGCGCGAAGAGCCACCCACATACGAGGCAATCATCCACGAAGCCGTGCTGAGGATGCACTTCGGTGGCCGGAAGGTCGTGCGTGCGCAGCTCGCGCACCTCTTGGAGCAAGGCGACCGGCCAGGCATCACAGTACGTGTAGTCCCGTTCACAACGGAGGAGTACATGGGCGCCAACCGCACGATGCTCTACGCCGGAACAGCTGTCCCCAAGCTCGACACCGTACAGATCGAAACCGCAGTCGGCGTCACCTTCCTTGACGCAGAATCACAGCTCAAGCGATACCGAACCCTGTTTCAAACGGCCGAGATTGCCGCCTTGGGCGTCACGGAGTCACATGACTTCGTCCATGCCATCAGCCGCGAACTGTGA
- a CDS encoding ATP-binding protein has translation MGTEGSTVLEPLWQGLPPLDSGALSSSASCALPSHYEAVKTAREFTRATLGGWELCDHFDNVTLVVSELVTNALRHGLPTATTPELDPPVRLHLMRWSARLVCAVRDPSRKAPLSADADGEGGAGAIAELIDLSDYTAESGRGLFLVESFSDSWGWQPLDGALPGKVVWALFRLGPISPA, from the coding sequence ATGGGGACCGAAGGATCGACCGTACTTGAGCCGTTATGGCAGGGCCTCCCACCGCTTGACTCCGGTGCGCTCTCCAGTTCCGCGTCCTGTGCACTGCCGTCGCACTACGAAGCGGTGAAGACAGCCCGGGAGTTCACCCGCGCCACACTGGGCGGCTGGGAGCTTTGCGATCACTTCGACAACGTCACGCTGGTCGTCTCCGAACTGGTGACGAACGCGCTTCGGCACGGACTGCCCACTGCCACCACCCCGGAGCTTGACCCTCCGGTACGGCTGCATCTGATGCGCTGGTCCGCACGGCTGGTCTGCGCGGTTCGCGACCCCAGCCGGAAGGCGCCACTGTCGGCCGATGCGGACGGCGAGGGGGGCGCTGGCGCCATCGCCGAGCTGATCGACCTCTCGGACTACACCGCCGAATCAGGGCGTGGGTTGTTTCTTGTGGAGTCGTTCAGCGACAGCTGGGGCTGGCAGCCCCTGGACGGAGCCCTGCCGGGAAAGGTCGTCTGGGCGCTCTTCCGCCTCGGCCCCATCAGTCCCGCGTGA
- a CDS encoding ABC transporter ATP-binding protein: MSMEMTAWHALYNARHATKDQRPFSRATLRRIFAFARPHRRKIALFLLFSVATALLAVATPLLAGRVVNAIVEGAAERTVVLLAILIALIAIAEAGIGLLTRSLSARIGEGLILDLRTAVYDHVQKMPIAFFTRTRTGALVSRLNNDVIGAQRAFSDTLSGLVSNVVTLLLTLAVMLQLSWQITLLALVLLPVFVLPARRMGARLAQLSREAANHNATMSTQMTERFSAPGATLVKLFGRPERESAEFAERASRVRDIGVRTAMLQMTFVTALTLVSALALALVYGLGGFFALRGTLDAGAVVALALLLTRLYSPLTSLASARVEVMSALVSFQRVFEVLDLKPLIEEKPDARKAPDGPLSVEFDAVNFAYPSADKVSLASLEEVATLDIRGGEQILHDVSFRAEPGQLVALVGSSGAGKSTIAQLAPRLYDTDSGTVRLGGVDVRDLSAEALRRTLGMVTQDGHLFHDSIRANLLLAQPEATDDELWNALRRARLDGLIVSLPDGLDTIVGERGYRLSGGERQRLTIARLLLAQPRVVILDEATAHLDSTSEAAVQEALTEALEGRTAVVIAHRLSTIRAADQILVLEAGRIVERGTHEELLALGGRYEELHRTQFSEPEGEPVAAA, from the coding sequence ATGTCCATGGAGATGACCGCGTGGCACGCGCTCTACAACGCGCGACACGCAACGAAGGACCAGCGGCCCTTCTCCCGTGCCACACTGCGGCGCATCTTCGCGTTCGCCCGGCCACACCGCCGCAAGATCGCACTGTTTCTGCTCTTCAGCGTGGCCACCGCGCTGCTCGCGGTGGCCACCCCGCTGCTGGCGGGCCGAGTGGTCAACGCCATCGTGGAGGGAGCGGCGGAACGCACCGTTGTGCTGCTCGCCATACTGATCGCGTTGATCGCCATCGCCGAGGCGGGCATCGGACTGCTGACCCGCTCGTTGTCGGCCCGGATCGGCGAAGGGCTGATCCTCGATCTGCGTACCGCCGTCTATGACCATGTGCAGAAGATGCCCATCGCGTTCTTCACCCGGACGCGCACCGGGGCGCTGGTCAGCCGACTCAACAACGATGTCATCGGCGCCCAGCGGGCGTTCAGCGATACCCTCTCCGGACTGGTCAGCAATGTGGTGACGCTGCTGCTCACCCTCGCGGTGATGCTCCAGCTCTCCTGGCAGATCACTCTGCTCGCGCTGGTCCTGCTGCCCGTCTTCGTACTGCCCGCACGCCGGATGGGCGCCCGGCTGGCCCAGCTCTCCCGCGAGGCCGCGAACCACAACGCCACGATGAGCACCCAGATGACCGAGCGGTTCTCCGCGCCCGGCGCCACCCTGGTCAAGCTCTTCGGCCGCCCGGAGCGGGAGTCCGCCGAGTTCGCCGAGCGCGCCAGCCGGGTGCGGGACATCGGGGTACGTACGGCCATGCTCCAGATGACCTTCGTCACCGCGCTCACCCTTGTTTCGGCCCTCGCCCTGGCGCTGGTCTACGGCCTCGGCGGCTTCTTCGCGCTGCGCGGCACGCTGGACGCCGGTGCGGTCGTCGCGCTGGCGCTGCTGCTCACCCGGCTGTACTCACCGCTGACCTCGCTGGCCAGCGCGCGGGTCGAGGTGATGAGCGCGCTCGTCAGCTTCCAGCGGGTCTTCGAGGTGCTCGACCTCAAGCCGCTGATCGAGGAGAAGCCGGACGCCCGGAAGGCCCCGGACGGCCCGCTGTCGGTCGAGTTCGACGCGGTGAACTTCGCCTACCCGTCCGCGGACAAGGTCTCGCTGGCCTCCCTGGAGGAGGTCGCCACCCTCGACATCCGTGGCGGCGAGCAGATCCTGCACGACGTCTCGTTCCGGGCCGAACCGGGCCAGCTGGTCGCCCTCGTCGGCTCCTCGGGGGCGGGCAAGTCCACCATCGCCCAGCTGGCGCCCCGGCTCTACGACACCGACAGCGGAACGGTCCGGCTCGGCGGCGTGGATGTCCGGGACCTGAGCGCCGAGGCACTGCGCCGTACGCTGGGCATGGTCACCCAGGACGGCCACCTCTTCCATGACTCCATCCGCGCCAACCTGCTGCTGGCCCAGCCGGAGGCAACGGACGACGAGCTCTGGAACGCCCTGCGCCGGGCCCGGCTCGACGGCCTGATCGTCTCTCTGCCGGACGGCCTGGACACCATCGTCGGCGAACGCGGCTACCGGCTCTCAGGCGGCGAACGCCAGCGGCTGACCATCGCCCGGCTGCTGCTGGCCCAGCCCCGGGTCGTCATCCTCGACGAGGCCACCGCCCACTTGGACTCCACCTCTGAAGCGGCCGTGCAGGAGGCGCTGACCGAGGCGCTGGAGGGACGTACGGCGGTGGTCATCGCGCACCGGCTGTCCACGATCCGCGCCGCCGACCAGATCCTCGTCCTGGAGGCAGGCCGCATTGTGGAGCGCGGCACACACGAGGAACTGCTGGCCCTCGGTGGCCGCTACGAGGAGCTGCACCGCACACAGTTCAGCGAGCCGGAAGGGGAGCCGGTGGCGGCAGCCTGA
- the rpmB gene encoding 50S ribosomal protein L28 yields the protein MSAHCQLTGRAPVFGKQISHSHRRTSRRFNPNIQRKRYWLPSEHRHVRLTLSAKGVKTVDTIGIEKAVARIRARGGKV from the coding sequence TTGTCCGCCCACTGCCAGCTCACCGGTCGCGCACCGGTCTTCGGCAAACAGATCTCCCACTCACACCGGCGCACATCACGCCGCTTCAACCCGAACATCCAGCGCAAGCGCTACTGGCTGCCCAGTGAGCACCGCCATGTGCGTCTCACCCTGAGCGCCAAGGGCGTGAAGACCGTGGACACCATTGGCATCGAGAAGGCCGTCGCCCGGATCCGGGCCCGTGGAGGCAAGGTCTGA
- a CDS encoding DUF3048 domain-containing protein → MATKTVLALLAAVIAGALIFWAFWGAVQPQLGQQDDTEQRSPYTGQPADPAPVLAVKVDNAKQARPHTGLDKADIVYVEKVEGGQSRLIGIFSSQQPDSIGPVRSARESDIELLRQFDRPALAYSGVRKALIETVEESPLYALPPGDAPKAYFRDPDRRSPHNLFVRPEEALRAAPDASLSEDIGFRFGPRPADGKPTDERTVRYASASTSFNWSAKEKRWLASFDGTPARTEQGERLGAPTVVIQHVTMQPSRYKDVTGAVTPYIETVGSGKATVLRDGQAFNATWQRETATDGTSFSQPGGEPMPFARGQVWVVYADR, encoded by the coding sequence ATGGCGACAAAAACCGTGCTGGCCCTGCTGGCCGCAGTGATCGCCGGAGCACTCATCTTCTGGGCCTTCTGGGGCGCCGTCCAGCCCCAACTCGGGCAGCAGGACGACACCGAGCAACGCTCCCCGTACACCGGGCAACCGGCCGATCCGGCCCCGGTGCTCGCCGTAAAGGTCGACAACGCCAAGCAGGCCCGGCCGCACACCGGGCTCGACAAGGCGGACATCGTCTACGTCGAGAAGGTCGAGGGCGGGCAAAGCAGGCTGATCGGGATCTTCTCCAGCCAGCAGCCGGATTCGATCGGGCCGGTACGCAGCGCCCGGGAGTCGGATATAGAGCTGCTCCGGCAGTTCGACCGCCCCGCGCTCGCCTACTCGGGCGTACGGAAGGCGCTTATCGAGACCGTCGAAGAGTCCCCGCTCTACGCCCTGCCACCCGGCGACGCCCCCAAGGCATACTTCCGTGACCCCGACCGGCGGTCACCGCACAATCTCTTCGTCCGGCCCGAGGAGGCGCTGCGCGCAGCTCCCGACGCGAGCCTGAGCGAGGACATTGGCTTCCGCTTCGGCCCCCGGCCAGCGGACGGCAAGCCCACCGACGAGCGAACCGTCAGGTACGCCTCGGCCAGCACCTCGTTCAACTGGTCGGCCAAGGAAAAGCGCTGGCTGGCCTCGTTCGACGGCACACCGGCCCGGACAGAACAGGGCGAGCGGCTGGGCGCCCCGACCGTCGTCATCCAGCATGTGACCATGCAGCCTTCCCGCTACAAGGACGTCACCGGGGCCGTGACCCCGTATATCGAGACCGTGGGCAGCGGAAAGGCCACTGTGCTGCGCGACGGCCAGGCGTTCAACGCGACATGGCAACGGGAGACGGCCACCGACGGTACGAGCTTCAGCCAGCCCGGCGGCGAACCGATGCCCTTTGCCAGGGGCCAGGTCTGGGTGGTCTACGCCGACCGCTGA
- a CDS encoding DUF397 domain-containing protein, with amino-acid sequence MNAPASWQKSSFSGPEGDCVELAAINGEIALRESDEPHAVLSTDHVRLRALVSHIKAGQLDHMAREI; translated from the coding sequence ATGAACGCACCAGCTTCTTGGCAGAAATCGTCCTTCTCCGGGCCAGAGGGAGACTGTGTAGAGTTGGCCGCGATTAACGGAGAGATCGCACTTCGTGAAAGCGATGAGCCCCACGCCGTACTCAGCACAGACCACGTTCGGCTAAGAGCACTGGTCAGCCATATAAAGGCTGGCCAACTCGATCACATGGCACGGGAGATATGA
- a CDS encoding type B 50S ribosomal protein L31 — protein sequence MKPGIHPPYRPVVFRDRAADFAFLTRSTADSDKTIEWEDGNTYPVIDVEISSASHPFYTGTARVLDTAGRVERFERRYGKREAR from the coding sequence ATGAAGCCCGGCATCCACCCGCCGTACCGCCCCGTCGTCTTCCGCGACCGGGCCGCCGACTTCGCCTTCCTCACCCGGTCCACCGCCGACAGCGACAAGACCATTGAGTGGGAGGACGGCAACACCTACCCCGTCATCGATGTGGAGATCTCCTCGGCGAGCCACCCCTTCTACACCGGCACCGCCCGGGTCCTGGACACCGCTGGCCGCGTCGAGCGCTTTGAGCGGCGCTACGGCAAGCGCGAGGCCCGCTGA
- a CDS encoding ATP-binding protein, with translation MSNVLNGAWPPNGPAVPHSYTVFCPPLETSPRIARHFTATVLRSHHLDDLADAVMLCTSELVTNAVVHAAGVGSLLWLAVSWAEVRLTVYDGNTALPRTRPVSEACETGRGLPLLDALATEWGATLGAPLGLGGTEGKGIWCRFDRHPAYGVRGSV, from the coding sequence ATGAGCAATGTCCTTAACGGCGCCTGGCCGCCCAACGGTCCGGCCGTACCGCACTCCTACACCGTCTTCTGTCCGCCGCTGGAGACCTCCCCGCGCATCGCACGCCACTTCACCGCCACTGTGCTGCGCTCGCACCATCTGGACGACCTCGCCGACGCCGTCATGCTGTGCACCTCGGAGCTGGTGACCAACGCCGTGGTGCACGCGGCCGGTGTCGGCTCGCTGTTGTGGCTGGCCGTCAGCTGGGCGGAGGTACGGCTGACCGTCTACGACGGCAACACCGCCCTCCCACGCACCCGCCCAGTGAGCGAGGCCTGCGAAACCGGGCGCGGCCTGCCGCTGCTCGACGCGCTGGCCACCGAGTGGGGCGCCACCCTCGGCGCTCCACTCGGCCTCGGCGGCACCGAAGGCAAAGGCATCTGGTGCCGCTTCGACCGCCACCCCGCTTATGGGGTGAGAGGCTCGGTGTGA
- a CDS encoding ArsR/SmtB family transcription factor — MGDREGALFAALANTTRREVLRVLWEEGPQPVRQLAARFDMRRPSLSEHLRVLREAGLVSERRIGRERHYSLEVAALAEIRDWLAPYERLWE, encoded by the coding sequence ATGGGCGACCGAGAGGGCGCGCTCTTCGCCGCGCTCGCGAACACCACCCGACGGGAAGTGCTGCGCGTACTCTGGGAGGAGGGGCCTCAGCCGGTGCGGCAGCTGGCCGCTCGCTTCGATATGCGCCGCCCCAGCCTCTCGGAGCACCTTCGGGTGCTGCGGGAGGCCGGTCTCGTCAGTGAGCGCCGGATCGGCCGGGAGCGGCACTACAGCCTGGAGGTGGCGGCACTCGCTGAGATACGGGACTGGCTGGCCCCGTATGAGCGGCTGTGGGAGTGA